Proteins encoded together in one Penicillium digitatum chromosome 1, complete sequence window:
- a CDS encoding Mitochondrial DNA helicase (Pif1), putative: MFKKALQDHPGSGTKPLRQTDLLRANATAPSKPKPQSQSGGVKRKIEVTESSLGSLHNAVYFDENDFDDDLDLDEPQPLIAPSVIGSTISKTVTYPSLDTTSRIGQSVNSNEHPTDVNYPDLPSISQEEAAPPSSMQLPWSSSPPSHFQPPVRKPRTLPWTIEEEDPHEDMKKSFVAPKRSRPTEPWNKSESTIKAEQKELRQEYKKTQKSDGNPKPQDNSKIASVFLSDEQRAVLEAVVDRGKSMFFTGSAGTGKSVLMREIIAKLRNKYRKEPDRIAVTASTGLAACNIGGVTLHSFAGIGLGKEPVPELVKKIKKNQKARNRWLRTKVLVVDEVSMVDGDLFDKLEEIARRIRNNGRPFGGIQLVVTGDFFQLPPVPDGSNREAKFAFAAASWTTCIQHTILLTNIFRQRDPEFADMLNEMRLGKITPRTIEAFRRLSRPLDVKDQIEATELFPTRAEVDGANSARMARLSGEVMRFNAVDSGTIQDPQHRERLLANCMAPPMIQLKKGAQVMLIKNMEDSLVNGSIGKVVAFMSEDYFDSYKENDKNFADDATASDNERAHRARKKLKPMGYKEGPASMARKWPLVSFLQPDGSERHLLCQPETWKIELPNGEVQAQRQQVPLILAWALSIHKAQGQTLQRVKVDLGRVFEKGQAYVALSRAVSQEGLQVTRFEPRKVMVHPKVVEFYSNLITITEVNQYKTSSALNPDDFDDEFF, translated from the exons ATGTTCAAGAAAGCCCTCCAAGACCACCCGGGTAGTGGGACAAAACCTCTTCGCCAGACTGACTTATTGCGTGCCAATGCAACAGCCCCTTCGAAGCCAAAACCACAATCACAATCCGGTGGAGTCAAGCGAAAAATCGAAGTGACCGAGTCCTCGCTGGGGTCCCTTCATAACGCGGTGTATTTCGATGAAAATGACTTCGACGATGATCTGGATCTTGATGAGCCACAGCCATTGATTGCCCCGAGTGTGATTGGCTCCACCATCTCCAAAACAGTCACATATCCAAGCCTTGACACTACGTCAAGAATTGGCCAGTCTGTTAACAGCAACGAACATCCAACAGATGTCAATTACCCTGATCTTCCATCCATatcccaagaagaagcagctCCTCCTAGTAGCATGCAGTTACCGTGGTCCTCATCGCCGCCTTCCCATTTCCAACCACCCGTGAGGAAACCTCGTACCCTTCCGTGGACCATAGAAGAAGAGGACCCCCACGAAGACATGAAAAAGAGCTTTGTGGCTCCTAAACGTTCAAGGCCCACAGAACCGTGGAACAAGTCCGAGAGCACTATCAAGGCGGAACAGAAAGAGTTGCGACAAGAATATAAGAAGACCCAAAAAAGCGACGGGAACCCGAAACCACAGGACAATTCGAAGATTGCCTCTGTTTTCTTGAGTGACGAGCAAAGAGCTGTTCTTGAAGCTGTGGTAGACCGCGGGAAGAGCATGTTCTTCACCGGTTCTGCAGGAACGGGAAAATCGGTGCTCATGAGAGAAATAATTGCGAAGTTGCGCAACAAATATCGCAAGGAACCCGATAGAATTGCAGTCACAGCATCAACAGGTCTTGCGGCCTGCAATATCGGGGGTGTGACTCTCCACAGTTTTGCTGGGATTGGTCTAGGCAAAGAGCCAGTGCCCGAATTAGTGAAAAAG ATTAAGAAAAACCAGAAAGCTCGAAATCGCTGGCTACGTACGAAAGTCCTTGTTGTTGATGAAGTCTCCATGGTAGACGGGGATCTGTTCGATAAGCTCGAAGAGATTGCCCGACGGATTCGCAACAATGGCCGTCCCTTTGGGGGAATCCAGCTTGTTGTAACAGGCGACTTCTTCCAACTACCTCCCGTGCCAGACGGAAGCAACCGAGAAGCTAAATTTGCATTTGCAGCTGCTTCCTGGACGACTTGCATCCAACATACCATTCTTTTAACCAACATCTTCCGCCAACGAGATCCCGAGTTTGCTGATATGCTGAATGAGATGCGACTTGGAAAAATCACTCCTCGCACAATCGAGGCTTTTAGACGGCTGTCTCGGCCCCTTGATGTCAAAGACCAGATTGAAGCAACAGAACT GTTCCCTACGCGCGCCGAAGTGGATGGTGCCAACTCTGCACGGATGGCGAGACTTTCTGGCGAGGTCATGAGGTTCAACGCTGTGGATTCTGGGACAATCCAGGACCCTCAGCATCGCGAGAGACTGCTGGCAAACTGCATGGCCCCTCCTATGATTCAGTTGAAGAAGGGTGCTCAAGTGATGCTCATTAAGAATATGGAAGATTCGCTCGTCAATGGCTCTATTGGAAAAGTGGTGGCCTTCATGAGTGAAGACTACTTTGATTCCTACAAGGAAAACGACAAAAATTTTGCCGACGATGCGACTGCAAGCGATAATGAGCGGGCTCATCGAGCTCGGAAAAAGCTCAAACCTATGGGGTACAAGGAGGGTCCAGCCTCAATGGCTCGGAAATGGCCGCTAGTGTCTTTCCTTCAGCCTGATGGCTCAGAGCGTCACTTATTGTGTCAACCGGAGACATGGAAGATTGAGCTCCCTAACGGAGAAGTGCAAGCTCAGCGTCAACAAGTTCCGTTGATATTGGCGTGGGCTCTGTCCATCCACAAGGCCCAGGGCCAGACTCTCCAACGTGTGAAAGTTGATTTGGGCCGAGTGTTTGAAAAGGGCCAGGCTTACGTTGCACTGAGTCGAGCGGTATCGCAGGAGGGACTGCAGGTTACTCGATTTGAGCCTCGCAAGGTGATGGTGCATCCGAAAGTGGTGGAGTTCTACTCCAACCTCATCACGATCACAGAGGTCAACCAGTACAAAACGTCAAGTGCTTTGAACCCAGATGACTTTGATGACGAATTCTTTTGA
- a CDS encoding BRCT: protein MAGMAVLNKDYPLTGVVICFTSVQIEKRTPLTKMAEQMGAMHSIHLTSDVTHLLVGDTNSDKYKFVARERNDVVAMNPEWIEAVRHSWTQGEDIDIQVLEKQFRLATLHGLKICITGFSDLPFRAYMQKTTEENGAEYRKDLTKTVTHLIARNSEGEKYKFATQWNIKVVSVKWFTDSIERGMILDEQKYHPLMPPTEQGIGAWNRSSPTEREPLRRDSTTKENSLNPRPRKLRRIASTKLVDQNESIWGDIVGTGFDNNETTGPQRNTHGHEPPEASKPVIQAYQSFASETTFSESTQSRLPRPAAPSKDHGFLHATYFFINGFTSKQSKVLREHLTYNGAQLVDSLNEFSSPTIPKTGHGLFIMVPYQTPTTAIPSTDEMAFECEVVTEMWLERCIDARAFVLPESHVASTPFPKFPIPGFSELRISSTGFGRIDLLHLRKLVELMGATYGDFLTQKASVLICNDPQTASVDKLRHTAEWGVPAVSADWLWISIQTGQKKAFEPYIVRRQLPQNANSTEKLGSSSAKRKQPDRHVDERKAGSPYNISTESTNGGRSEKRSLGNIAASRTIPIVGDGFETDAPKPSVPESRSPTPARILDRQTSEEPNTKHTTPSTDSAPPTGPSALDTALSGLLQQARAAKSRHQSENITTNDDGIPPRRKRKPLLGRAPSHSSAQVLEGPRPVSRASSIDTLNDDGLGCALESAHPTRDNSTSRSNSRAEQSLSSMLSGGKFDFLNDKFPPHTEDEDEENQAPQMTQLDYEDPDAAAMRAEFLRDAGKLSGKTTKADSSGLIVGEVRELEDVGWGSGRRTRKQPVKVDDI, encoded by the exons ATGGCAGGGATGGCCGTTTTGA ACAAAGACTACCCTCTGACGGGTGTAGTCATCTGCTTTACATCCGTACAAATTGAGAAGAGA ACCCCATTGACCAAAATGGCGGAACAAATGGGCGCGATGCACAGCATCCATCTTACTTCGGACGTAACCCATTTGCTTGTGGGCGATACAAACAGCGACAAGTATAAATTTGTTGCCAGAGAACGGAACGACGTGGTGGCAATGAACCCGGAATGGATTGAGGCCGTGCGACACTCATGGACTCAGGGAGAAGACATAGACATACAGGTGCTGGAAAAACAATTCAGACTGGCAACATTGCATGGCCTCAAAATCTGCATCACTGGGTTCTCGGACC TTCCTTTCCGAGCCTACATGCAGAAGACAACCGAGGAGAATGGGGCCGAATATCGGAAAGACCTGACCAAAACTGTGACGCATCTTATTGCGCGCAACTCGGAGGGCGAGAAGTACAAATTCGCAACACAATGGAACATCAAAGTTGTTTCCGTAAAATGGTTTACAGACAGTATCGAGCGTGGAATGATCTTGGACGAGCAAAAATATCATCCGCTGATGCCCCCTACAGAACAAGGTATTGGGGCGTGGAATCGATCCTCGCCGACAGAGAGAGAGCCTCTTCGAAGGGATAGCACTACCAAAGAGAACTCTTTGAACCCACGACCTCGAAAATTACGCAGGATTGCAAGTACAAAGTTGGTAGATCAAAACGAAAGCATATGGGGAGACATTGTCGGAACAGGATTCGATAATAACGAAACGACTGGGCCTCAAAGGAACACACACGGACATGAACCACCCGAAGCGTCGAAGCCTGTCATACAGGCATATCAGTCATTCGCCAGCGAGACTACATTTTCTGAAAGCACCCAATCTCGTCTTCCACGACCGGCTGCTCCATCAAAAGACCATGGATTTTTACACGCGACTTATTTCTTCATTAATGGATTCACTTCCAAGCAG TCTAAAGTTCTGCGTGAGCATCTCACTTACAACGGAGCTCAGTTGGTGGATTCACTGAATGAGTTTTCTAGCCCTACTATTCCCAAAACAGGGCATGGGCTATTCATTATGGTGCCATATCAGACTCCCACTACAGCAATTCCGTCAACGGATGAAATGGCATTTGAATGTGAGGTCGTGACGGAGATGTGGCTGGAAAGATGCATTGATGCTCGAGCTTTTGTTCTACCCGAGTCTCATGTGGCGAGCACTCCGTTCCCCAAGTTCCCAATACCAG GATTTTCGGAATTGCGGATTTCTTCCACCGGCTTTGGGCGTATTGATCTTTTACATCTACGCAAATTGGTAGAGTTGATGGGTGCCACATACGGAGATTTCCTAACGCAGAAAGCATCCGTTTTGATTTGCAATGACCCCCAAACAGCCAGTGTGGATAAACTGCGGCATACTGCCGAGTGGGGCGTTCCAGCAGTGTCTGCTGACTGGCTCTGGATATCTATCCAAACCGGCCAAAAGAAAGCATTCGAGCCATACATTGTCCGACGACAATTACCCCAAAATGCTAACAGCACGGAGAAATTAGGTTCCTCGTCTGCTAAAAGAAAGCAACCGGACAGACATGTTGATGAACGCAAAGCGGGTTCCCCGTATAACATTTCTACCGAGTCCACGAATGGTGGTAGGAGCGAGAAGCGAAGTTTAGGGAACATCGCCGCAAGTCGAACAATACCCATAGTTGGCGACGGCTTTGAGACCGATGCACCAAAACCCTCTGTCCCAGAGTCTCGATCTCCAACCCCGGCCAGGATACTCGACAGACAAACCTCGGAGGAACCGAATACCAAACACACCACGCCAAGTACCGACTCAGCACCACCCACTGGTCCATCCGCACTGGATACCGCCCTGAGCGGGCTCCTACAGCAAGCCCGCGCCGCCAAGTCACGACATCAGTCCGAGAACATCACGACCAATGATGACGGAATTCCACCCCGACGAAAGCGCAAGCCGCTCCTCGGACGCGCCCCCTCCCACTCTTCAGCTCAAGTGTTAGAAGGCCCGCGCCCCGTCTCACGCGCCAGCTCGATCGACACACTAAATGACGACGGCCTTGGCTGCGCCTTGGAAAGCGCTCACCCGACTAGAGACAATTCCACATCCCGCAGTAACAGCCGTGCCGAACAGAGTCTATCATCCATGCTCAGCGGTGGGAAATTTGATTTCCTAAACGATAAATTTCCACCTCATACCGAGGACGAAgatgaggaaaatcaagCACCGCAGATGACGCAGCTGGATTATGAAGATCCTGATGCGGCTGCCATGAGGGCGGAGTTCCTGAGGGATGCTGGGAAGTTGTCTGGCAAGACAACGAAGGCCGATAGCTCGGGATTGATTGTCGGTGAAGTGCGGGAGCTGGAAGATGTTGGATGGGGATCTGGGCGGAGGACGAGGAAGCAGCCCGTGAAAGTGGATGATATTTAA